gtatatatataataacctaatataaatatgattatttcgaattaaattaattattacatactttttctatatattttgaattaatatataattgtatatatttccaGGATTTAACGTATTTAGTGTTTGGTCAATGatacaatattatatatataaatattggaataataacattaattttatatacaaattgtTTATACGTATTATAACAAGCTAtaacattaatttttattaatatacttatattctattttttaactattttaaaatataatttattcatacctcaaaactataaaatttaaaaatgagtATTGGTCAATCCATTATTATACCTcatgataaataaattaaagcTTATAAAGCAATTTCTAtgaatattaattaattttaatacaaaTGTAAAGTAAATAGAAAAGAGGAATAGTAACTATAATtataacttaaaaaatattatatatataatgcgatctttattgtattattaaaaatgttagatgtataaaatatcatttatagATATCGTTTTATTGTCGAATCTCAATcgatattttatgaatctacatttattattacctattatatattattattatgcttaattaatataaaaatatcccCATTAACCTGAAGGTACACTATAATGTAGGCAATTGTTCCAAATGAATTAtcttataattaatatccAACCTCATATATAATGCTATTATTACAGTTCAGTTGCcgtattataatttaaattaaagtAATTgtgatataaattataagtTTTGCTTAATATAACCTTTaatcaaataaagaaatatattgtgTTATGCATAATCCAATATACCCACAGATCACCAAGTTTTATATAGTGGACAATTGTGATATAGCTTAATACAATTTCATATATACCCAATatctatattaatatatgcaatatatatatattttttattttattttaatcaTATTAAATCGATATTAACACTTAAttgtacatattatattttatggaGAATATGTTATGcaataattttcataataatgcctatacctttttttttgttggaTATTTAGGCATAATTTCGAGATTAAACATACATAGATGGTGAATACATTTGATCGACATTTACAgaacaataaatatgatctaattataaacaaattaataaaaatttagacCTAACCCAAAACATAAATTCCATAGAACAAAACTATAACCCATAGTACAGAAACTGAGCCATTaattattcttttattaattataagaaCATAAAAgctaattataaataaagttattacataattaattttaattcgTATTAATTCccaaattaatattatatataactatgcattatatatatacatacctGCAAATTGCAACTAAAATCattatgtacatatttaattttaaaaaaaatttgaaacaaaaaagaacatatatgtaatgtaaaaagatataaaatatttattattagctttttttgttttgatttaaaaaattaatcgaaaatttacatttatgtttataaaaatacaaaacaataattaataaaaatattattaacgcacattttatatttcattttctttttcatctCCTATTTCGTCTTGACCATTCTTTCCCAAATTACAAATCCAATCcataactatttttataattttttcatttcctGGCTCGACCGTTATAGCATGATGCATATCTTCAACAGCATGGAATTCTTTTTTACAAACATCtactttattataaaacgAATGTGCCCCTTTAAAACAACAAACAGTATCATCTTTTGAATgcacaaataataaaggaaCATCTTTTggcatataattaatattactaTCCAATGCAAGCGTTCCTTTTATAAGTTCAGATACACATCTAAATTTTAATCCAATGTTATTTCGAAATTTATCATACTTACATATTGTATCAATATATTCGGACTTTTTATAACGCATTTCTGacgaaattattttattaggCGCGAGACAAGCCAAGAAGCTCATTAtaggtaaataaaaatacttaAATGAATTGAGTCCAATATTCCatagtatttttattatcatcataCCAGATAAAGTTACGCAACCTTTAATATTGAATTTatctaaataattatggTGTCCTTCACATTTACTACTAGTACTAGCAATAGCATTTGTCGTAGCAAAGGTACTAGCACTAGAAGTGCACGGATCGTCATTTTTAGAACTATTCATATCATACATATCATTGTCAATTTCATTAGCATTAGTAGGGTTGTCCAACATGAcgctacattttttatagttaCTTGACTCTCCAGAATCAAccttatattctttttctttatttaataattgcAATACTCTTAAACCAATAGTCCCTCCCATTGAATGTCCAACAATATACATAGGaagtcttttttttttagttgaTACTATATCATATGATTCGCCATTTGTTTGATTATCATTTGAGATTTCATCTTGAATTTGATTCATATATTGTATTACATCATCAACTAGATCATCAAAAGAACTAAAATCGCCTCTAACATTTTTCCATGTTTCTGATTCACCATGCCCTTGCAAGTCTAGTCCATATACTGAAtaaccatttttattaaaattttcgaTCCAGCTatctttataaatatagtaaCTATCATTGTCTACTACTAACTCTTCACTATCATTTggaaattttatattcattctCATAAAAGTTAGTCTAGTATGAGATTTTAATCCatgtattaataatataattccTATAGCATTTTTAACTAACCACccatatgtttttaaaagtaagccatttttattacatagCCAACCTACTTTAGGATCACCATCTAAATTGCATTTTGTATTTCTTaattcatcattatttaattcaatTTCTTCcattatcaatattatggaatataataatccaTATTAcaactaaaaatatatatttttttatagccaaaatatatgcatatatatattacttttccttttaataaggtatttttaatagtaaATGCCTCTGTTTTTTGCATAAAACGTGCATATatctacatatatataattaaatttttacttttcaaatatatgcatatagaTTATgaacacaaaaaatatatcatactAATCGTATTATGGCggtatataaatttatatatccaAACTATACATCATATtacattaatataaaataatattaataggATTGAATGtacattatataaacataacaaattataaacaaattataagaattggaaaaaaatgtataattatACTTCTTTATCTTATTTTCGAAGTTTTTTCGAGTTTTCTATCCAATCAAATGAAATTTCTATTGATATAATAAGATgaatacaaattattatatattgtttattttttggtaatacatttttggttttatttaattttcttaaattcggtatttaaaatatagtataggaaaaaatatataactactatatattattttttattaataaataatgatttacataatatatttacttataaaacaatattgAGCTAATACAACATGCCtagattatttatttataaaagcaacaaaaaaaacgacaacaaaaatttttttttacttcgatataataacaaagaTATGTATGT
This genomic stretch from Plasmodium vinckei vinckei genome assembly, chromosome: PVVCY_02 harbors:
- a CDS encoding lysophospholipase, putative, whose protein sequence is MEEIELNNDELRNTKCNLDGDPKVGWLCNKNGLLLKTYGWLVKNAIGIILLIHGLKSHTRLTFMRMNIKFPNDSEELVVDNDSYYIYKDSWIENFNKNGYSVYGLDLQGHGESETWKNVRGDFSSFDDLVDDVIQYMNQIQDEISNDNQTNGESYDIVSTKKKRLPMYIVGHSMGGTIGLRVLQLLNKEKEYKVDSGESSNYKKCSVMLDNPTNANEIDNDMYDMNSSKNDDPCTSSASTFATTNAIASTSSKCEGHHNYLDKFNIKGCVTLSGMMIIKILWNIGLNSFKYFYLPIMSFLACLAPNKIISSEMRYKKSEYIDTICKYDKFRNNIGLKFRCVSELIKGTLALDSNINYMPKDVPLLFVHSKDDTVCCFKGAHSFYNKVDVCKKEFHAVEDMHHAITVEPGNEKIIKIVMDWICNLGKNGQDEIGDEKENEI